A DNA window from uncultured Methanoregula sp. contains the following coding sequences:
- a CDS encoding PAS domain S-box protein: MMQDYQHELSLIKDFLKKKPEGMSVTDLSKALGKNKNTVGRYLDILLISGQVDMRTYGMAKVFSLSQRVPLSALISYSNELIMVLDADSRIVQINDNFLKLLHLTREATVGQNLSYLSPPDVDMHELLETISEKSAGKEHTLSFHVRDLGERIFKQKSIPAVFEDGGKGRTIILEDVTEQILAERQIRESEERFRMMAENIQDGLTIIENDKTVYANRRIEEITGYTFDEFNHMGPLAIVAPECHDIVKHQIAELEKNPEKPREIQVWIIRKDGERRFVSARISYVRYQDIDYNFVIFTDMTESKRQELLLRESEERFRLMAENIQDGLIIVENGNFTYANRRVSEITGYSMEELIQMHSSDLLSDEDQKYLEKMILDASRDAKKTGELTLWINRKDGTRRCLLGRITAALRENTMSTYMTITDITESAERERALKDRITALQQLIS, translated from the coding sequence ATGATGCAGGATTACCAGCACGAGCTCAGCCTCATAAAAGATTTCCTGAAGAAAAAACCCGAAGGCATGAGTGTAACTGATCTCTCAAAAGCGCTGGGCAAGAACAAGAACACGGTCGGGCGGTACCTGGACATCCTGCTCATCTCCGGGCAGGTTGACATGAGGACTTATGGGATGGCAAAAGTGTTCTCCCTCTCCCAGCGCGTTCCCCTGTCCGCCCTTATCAGCTACTCAAACGAACTCATCATGGTCCTGGATGCGGACTCCCGCATTGTCCAGATCAATGATAATTTTCTCAAACTCCTCCACTTAACAAGGGAAGCCACGGTCGGGCAGAATCTTTCCTACCTCTCCCCTCCGGATGTGGACATGCATGAACTGCTGGAGACAATCTCTGAAAAGTCCGCGGGTAAAGAGCACACGCTCTCATTCCATGTACGGGATCTGGGTGAGAGGATCTTCAAGCAGAAATCCATTCCTGCCGTTTTTGAGGATGGCGGAAAAGGCCGGACCATCATTCTCGAGGATGTCACCGAACAGATCCTGGCCGAACGGCAGATCCGGGAGAGCGAGGAGCGGTTCCGGATGATGGCGGAAAATATCCAGGACGGCCTGACAATTATTGAAAATGACAAAACAGTGTATGCCAACCGCCGGATCGAGGAGATTACCGGGTACACGTTTGATGAATTCAACCATATGGGGCCGCTTGCAATTGTTGCCCCCGAATGCCACGATATCGTGAAACACCAGATTGCGGAACTTGAAAAAAATCCCGAGAAACCGAGAGAGATCCAGGTCTGGATCATCAGGAAAGATGGCGAACGGAGATTTGTATCTGCCCGTATCAGTTATGTCCGGTATCAGGATATCGATTACAATTTCGTGATCTTTACCGACATGACCGAATCCAAACGGCAGGAGCTTCTTTTGCGGGAGAGCGAGGAGCGGTTCCGGCTGATGGCGGAAAATATCCAGGACGGCCTCATCATTGTGGAGAACGGGAATTTTACCTATGCCAACCGCAGGGTTTCCGAGATAACCGGCTATTCCATGGAAGAACTCATCCAGATGCACTCTTCGGATCTTCTTTCCGATGAAGACCAGAAGTACCTGGAAAAAATGATTCTGGATGCCAGCCGCGATGCGAAAAAGACGGGGGAACTCACCCTCTGGATCAACCGCAAGGACGGAACCCGCCGCTGCCTCCTTGGAAGGATTACCGCTGCACTGCGGGAAAATACGATGAGCACGTATATGACCATAACCGATATCACAGAATCTGCCGAGCGGGAGCGGGCATTAAAGGATCGTATCACCGCCCTTCAGCAGCTCATCTCGTGA
- a CDS encoding oligosaccharyl transferase, archaeosortase A system-associated, which produces MSLPMIIATLKKKETWLVAGSLVLFIGIALWLRLLPLITRGTVDPIDFLSMDDPFYNLRQVEQILANFPHYAWYDAMTRYPTGTGIYWGPLFPMIISTCCLLAGAATRPEIISTALLVPPLMAAVTVAVMYFAGKCFGSWKTGILAAGFTAIISGQFFFCSIYGYPDHHIAEVLFSTIFCLVYSCAILSGKETAIDLRTFSSYRRTALLAFLAGLAYLAGLFVMPTMILFAMIVAIFTLVQVTIDYFRNRTSEYLLLINAVVFATAFIGLLLFGLRSAGLGLSEYSAGHLGAYAGLIIGTVVLYLLSRILSQKNRFLFPVSIAGIVIVLAGILALAFPDLFSGIVGNLSAFFGQEAVTDTVLEARGWSPESAWLFFSYGLLLFFGGALVLVYQNIKDEKPHQVFALVWSAVILYSTWQHVRYEYYLGINIALLAAVCVTFAISHGKVELSGLFRRTGTVSPAARTDPDKRTGQKRRSRQAGVPGSPDYKALLLPALAIILSILFVYQSVSIDYSVASGRSLPLDPDWREAMEWMEKNTPDPGVDYYAIHDPETFRYPPEAYGVMSWWDYGHLITYIAKRIPNANPFQQGVAGPTGAAAFFVSTSEDTADGILDVNGTRYVVIDYQMDWEKFGPMATWYNASAGLSPFMMEVLVPEQNSPANRATRLLLNKPLYYETMVSRLYNFDGSMAKANSTIYVEYAGPAITGTSLPVVTKALPVNKTEGISRVKEFNNASRAGYSAVLLSSSVTQPIDDVPALRHYRLIHESPRKSPASGTVDLKYVKVYEYVKGAHIKGTGIIEVPVVTNTGRTYIYRQESIDGEFIVPYSTTGNPYGVKTTGPYQVSGTGQKYEVPESAVIQGLAIP; this is translated from the coding sequence ATGAGCTTACCCATGATCATCGCCACCCTGAAAAAGAAAGAGACCTGGCTTGTCGCTGGCTCTCTTGTTCTCTTTATCGGAATCGCGCTCTGGCTCCGGCTCCTCCCGCTCATCACCCGGGGAACCGTGGATCCCATCGATTTTTTATCCATGGACGATCCGTTTTACAATCTCCGCCAGGTTGAACAGATCCTCGCAAACTTCCCCCATTACGCATGGTACGATGCAATGACCCGGTACCCGACCGGGACGGGGATTTACTGGGGACCCCTCTTCCCGATGATCATTTCAACCTGCTGCCTCCTTGCCGGCGCAGCAACAAGACCTGAAATCATCAGCACCGCACTACTTGTGCCGCCACTGATGGCCGCCGTAACGGTTGCCGTCATGTATTTTGCAGGAAAATGTTTCGGCAGCTGGAAGACGGGCATTCTTGCCGCCGGGTTCACAGCGATAATATCGGGCCAGTTCTTTTTCTGCTCCATCTATGGATATCCCGATCACCACATAGCCGAAGTCCTGTTCTCGACAATCTTCTGCCTGGTCTATTCCTGTGCGATTCTCTCCGGCAAAGAGACCGCAATCGATCTCAGAACATTCTCCAGTTACAGAAGAACCGCCCTGCTGGCATTTTTAGCCGGACTCGCCTACCTGGCGGGACTCTTTGTGATGCCGACGATGATCCTTTTTGCAATGATCGTTGCGATCTTCACCCTCGTCCAGGTAACGATCGATTATTTCCGCAACCGGACAAGCGAGTACCTCCTCCTCATCAATGCAGTTGTGTTCGCCACAGCCTTTATCGGCCTGCTCCTCTTTGGACTACGTTCAGCCGGCCTGGGCCTTTCGGAATATTCCGCCGGTCATCTCGGGGCATATGCCGGCCTCATTATCGGGACAGTAGTCCTGTATCTCTTATCGCGCATCCTCTCCCAAAAAAACCGCTTCCTCTTTCCCGTTTCAATTGCCGGGATAGTCATTGTCCTTGCCGGGATCCTTGCCCTGGCATTTCCGGATCTCTTCTCAGGCATTGTTGGCAACCTCAGTGCGTTCTTCGGCCAGGAAGCAGTTACGGATACGGTACTGGAGGCCCGGGGATGGTCACCGGAATCCGCGTGGCTCTTCTTCAGTTACGGTCTCCTGCTCTTCTTCGGCGGGGCCCTGGTCCTTGTGTACCAGAATATAAAAGATGAAAAGCCCCACCAGGTCTTTGCCCTGGTCTGGTCAGCGGTTATCCTGTATTCAACCTGGCAGCACGTGCGGTACGAATACTACCTTGGCATAAATATCGCTCTCCTGGCAGCCGTCTGCGTTACGTTTGCCATCAGCCACGGCAAGGTGGAATTATCCGGACTCTTCCGGCGCACCGGTACCGTCTCTCCGGCTGCGAGAACAGACCCGGATAAGCGCACCGGCCAGAAGAGAAGATCCCGGCAGGCCGGTGTACCGGGATCTCCGGATTACAAGGCGCTCCTGTTGCCCGCTCTTGCAATAATACTTTCAATCCTGTTCGTGTACCAATCCGTATCCATTGATTATTCGGTTGCTTCGGGCAGGTCGCTGCCCCTCGATCCCGACTGGAGGGAAGCCATGGAGTGGATGGAGAAAAATACGCCGGATCCGGGCGTGGATTATTATGCAATCCATGATCCGGAAACTTTCCGGTACCCGCCGGAGGCATACGGGGTCATGTCCTGGTGGGATTATGGCCACCTGATAACCTATATTGCAAAACGCATTCCCAATGCCAACCCGTTCCAGCAGGGCGTTGCCGGCCCGACCGGTGCTGCAGCGTTCTTTGTCTCAACATCCGAAGACACGGCAGACGGGATTCTCGATGTGAACGGGACACGGTATGTGGTCATCGATTACCAGATGGACTGGGAAAAATTCGGGCCAATGGCAACCTGGTACAATGCATCGGCAGGACTCTCGCCTTTCATGATGGAAGTTCTGGTTCCGGAACAGAACAGCCCGGCAAACCGGGCCACCAGACTCCTGCTCAATAAACCGCTGTATTACGAGACCATGGTCTCGCGCCTGTACAACTTCGATGGATCCATGGCAAAGGCGAACTCAACGATCTATGTTGAATATGCCGGCCCGGCAATCACGGGGACATCCTTGCCGGTTGTAACAAAAGCACTGCCCGTGAACAAGACCGAAGGCATAAGCCGCGTGAAGGAATTCAACAATGCATCCCGGGCCGGGTATTCCGCGGTCCTTCTCAGTTCCAGCGTAACGCAGCCGATAGACGATGTCCCGGCCCTGCGCCATTACCGGCTTATCCATGAATCCCCGCGCAAATCGCCGGCATCCGGGACCGTGGACCTGAAGTATGTCAAAGTGTACGAATACGTGAAAGGAGCCCACATCAAAGGGACCGGCATTATTGAAGTGCCCGTTGTGACCAATACCGGCCGGACGTACATTTACCGCCAGGAGAGCATCGATGGGGAATTTATCGTACCGTATTCGACGACCGGTAACCCGTACGGGGTGAAGACCACCGGGCCCTACCAGGTATCCGGTACCGGCCAAAAGTACGAAGTACCTGAATCTGCGGTCATCCAGGGTCTTGCCATTCCCTGA
- the rbcL gene encoding type III ribulose-bisphosphate carboxylase: MAIDWYNEFVDTNYTPAKDDLVTLFYFEPAAGIGKEEAAGRIASESSTGTWTTLFTMPPRMKALQATAFEFEGNFVKIAYPLELWEEGNAVQLMSGIAGNIFGMKALKNLRLVDVTFPQAYLKHFKGPHFGNDGIRKMMKIAKRPLTGAVPKPKIGFTAKEHAEVGYETWMGGFDFVKDDENLTSTSFNRFDDRVKLMAKLRDKAEKETGEKKSAFLNITADVETMKKRADLLAEYGWNYCMIDVVVAGTASVMTMRDYCSDLGLAIHAHRAMHASFDRNPKHGITMQFLAKLMRLVGVSQIHSGTAVGKLTGTKKESTVIADVMREKKTKAVGNLILDQDWGKIKTAFPVSSGGLHPGLVPDVLDIYGTELVLLVSGGIHGHPKGTRAGAKATMQAIEAWQEGATLDEKAKKAKELKGALEKWGYYKPK; encoded by the coding sequence ATGGCGATTGACTGGTACAATGAATTTGTCGATACGAACTACACACCGGCAAAGGACGATCTGGTTACCCTCTTTTATTTCGAACCGGCTGCGGGGATCGGGAAGGAGGAAGCCGCAGGCCGTATAGCCTCGGAGAGTTCGACCGGCACGTGGACAACGCTCTTTACCATGCCGCCCCGGATGAAAGCGCTCCAGGCAACGGCGTTCGAGTTCGAGGGAAATTTCGTGAAGATTGCCTACCCGCTCGAACTCTGGGAAGAGGGAAACGCCGTCCAGCTGATGAGCGGGATCGCGGGCAACATCTTCGGGATGAAAGCCCTCAAGAACCTCAGGCTCGTTGACGTGACATTCCCCCAGGCGTACCTGAAACACTTCAAAGGCCCGCACTTTGGCAACGACGGGATCCGGAAGATGATGAAGATTGCAAAACGCCCGCTGACCGGCGCGGTCCCGAAGCCCAAGATCGGATTCACCGCAAAGGAGCATGCCGAGGTAGGGTACGAGACCTGGATGGGCGGGTTCGATTTCGTGAAAGACGACGAGAACCTCACCTCCACATCGTTCAACCGGTTCGACGACCGCGTGAAACTGATGGCAAAGCTCCGGGACAAGGCGGAGAAGGAGACCGGCGAGAAGAAGTCCGCGTTTCTGAATATCACGGCGGATGTCGAGACCATGAAAAAGCGGGCCGATCTCCTGGCCGAGTACGGATGGAACTACTGCATGATCGATGTCGTAGTTGCCGGGACGGCAAGCGTCATGACCATGCGGGACTACTGCTCCGACCTCGGGCTTGCCATCCACGCCCACCGGGCCATGCATGCCAGCTTTGACCGGAACCCCAAGCACGGGATCACCATGCAGTTCCTGGCAAAGCTGATGCGGCTTGTCGGGGTCTCGCAGATCCATTCGGGTACCGCGGTCGGCAAACTGACGGGCACGAAGAAAGAGTCGACCGTGATTGCCGATGTGATGCGGGAGAAGAAGACAAAAGCGGTCGGAAATCTCATCCTCGACCAGGATTGGGGAAAGATCAAGACCGCGTTCCCCGTCTCCTCGGGCGGGCTCCACCCGGGCCTTGTCCCGGATGTGCTCGACATCTACGGCACCGAACTCGTGCTGCTCGTCTCGGGCGGCATCCACGGCCACCCGAAGGGGACAAGGGCCGGGGCAAAGGCCACCATGCAGGCGATCGAGGCCTGGCAGGAAGGCGCAACTCTCGATGAGAAGGCAAAGAAAGCCAAGGAGCTCAAGGGGGCTCTTGAGAAGTGGGGATACTACAAGCCGAAGTGA
- a CDS encoding PAS domain-containing protein, translated as MKEAPEEIIARIVETLKKNPGGLNIQKIARLSGLNRMSVAKYLDVLTAQESVRVRMFGRAKVYSFAGRRLPVDLFRKHMPLHYVITDSDLTVIQLNDYVPRTVGMVGIRLSDMFSGHVANCDECMKAFEEALAGSPSTVIAERLFPGGSRFCELFSMPIRFPDGSPGMISFSVDITRERMARIEARAEADQLRALLEGLACPVFRAGADGILTYLSPPATEFGLEPGTCTGRPFSDLAVQEDRKIVDDGLRAIRESGEGTICFSAVRPDGRKVRLEAVCRAQRDPAGTCTGITGLLRDAAGDALPGRKKATVQEG; from the coding sequence TTGAAAGAAGCGCCGGAGGAAATAATCGCACGAATCGTGGAGACCCTGAAGAAGAACCCCGGTGGTCTCAATATCCAGAAGATTGCCCGGCTGTCCGGTCTCAACCGCATGTCGGTTGCAAAATACCTGGATGTGCTGACAGCGCAGGAGTCTGTCAGGGTCCGGATGTTCGGGAGGGCGAAAGTCTACTCCTTTGCCGGCCGGCGGCTTCCGGTAGATCTCTTCCGGAAACATATGCCACTTCATTATGTGATAACCGACAGCGACCTCACCGTCATCCAGCTCAACGATTACGTCCCCCGCACGGTCGGGATGGTCGGCATCCGGCTCTCCGATATGTTCTCCGGACATGTCGCCAACTGCGACGAGTGCATGAAGGCATTTGAAGAGGCACTCGCCGGCAGCCCGTCCACCGTCATTGCCGAACGGCTCTTTCCCGGGGGATCCCGGTTCTGCGAGCTGTTCTCTATGCCGATCCGGTTCCCGGACGGTTCGCCCGGCATGATCTCCTTTTCCGTGGATATTACCCGGGAGAGAATGGCAAGAATTGAAGCCCGGGCCGAGGCCGATCAGTTACGGGCGCTCCTGGAGGGACTGGCATGTCCGGTCTTCCGGGCCGGCGCTGACGGCATCCTCACGTACCTGAGCCCCCCCGCCACGGAGTTCGGGCTGGAGCCGGGCACCTGCACCGGCCGGCCATTTTCAGATCTGGCCGTGCAGGAAGACCGGAAGATCGTGGATGACGGTCTCCGGGCCATACGGGAGTCCGGGGAAGGGACGATCTGCTTTTCTGCGGTCAGGCCGGACGGCCGAAAGGTCCGGCTGGAAGCGGTCTGCAGGGCGCAGCGGGACCCGGCCGGTACGTGCACGGGGATTACCGGCCTGCTGCGGGATGCAGCTGGGGATGCCCTCCCGGGACGGAAGAAGGCAACCGTGCAGGAAGGATGA
- a CDS encoding PAS domain-containing protein: protein MTAEPDAIPRILDVLKQYPQGLNIVEIAQVSGLNRMSVAKYLGVLTANESVEVQISGRAKIYSLSRRLPVRAFLEQISKCYCITDSNLRIVQFNHWLPTIADIPPREIEGALLPDIFQGRIANFGECLAACRKAIAGEVSVVIADDLVRGKHKFLEIYHLPIRFPDGSPGMIAVTQEITERKLAEIELHRKAERFQALVEDMACPVFRAGTDGTLTYLSPRASQIGLAPDTSTGRPFPDLAMQEDRKIVDDGLRAIRESGEGRFRFRTCRPDGRIVLLEAAGMVQQDPAGTCTGVAGVLREVTGDACPAQEQRIPGPG from the coding sequence ATGACCGCAGAACCCGATGCAATTCCCCGGATCCTTGACGTGCTGAAGCAGTACCCGCAAGGGCTCAACATCGTGGAGATTGCCCAAGTGTCCGGTCTCAACCGCATGTCGGTTGCAAAGTACCTGGGGGTGCTGACAGCGAACGAGTCGGTAGAGGTGCAGATTTCCGGGAGAGCCAAGATCTATTCCCTGTCCCGGCGCCTGCCCGTGAGGGCATTCCTGGAACAGATCTCGAAATGCTACTGCATCACCGACAGCAATCTGCGGATCGTCCAGTTCAATCACTGGCTTCCCACCATTGCCGATATACCTCCCCGGGAGATCGAGGGAGCCCTGCTTCCCGACATATTCCAGGGCCGGATTGCGAACTTCGGGGAATGCCTGGCAGCATGCAGGAAGGCGATTGCCGGTGAAGTGAGCGTTGTCATAGCCGACGATCTGGTCCGGGGGAAACATAAGTTCCTGGAGATCTACCACCTGCCCATCCGGTTCCCGGATGGATCGCCGGGGATGATCGCCGTCACCCAGGAGATCACCGAGAGGAAACTTGCGGAGATCGAACTGCACCGGAAGGCGGAGCGGTTCCAGGCGCTGGTGGAGGATATGGCCTGTCCCGTATTCCGGGCCGGCACTGACGGCACCCTCACGTACCTGAGTCCCCGGGCCTCGCAGATTGGGCTTGCGCCGGACACCAGCACCGGCCGGCCATTTCCGGATCTTGCCATGCAGGAAGACCGGAAGATCGTGGATGACGGTCTCCGGGCCATACGGGAGTCCGGGGAGGGGAGATTCCGCTTCCGGACCTGCAGGCCGGATGGACGGATTGTCCTGCTGGAAGCGGCCGGCATGGTGCAGCAGGACCCGGCCGGTACA